The proteins below are encoded in one region of Rhododendron vialii isolate Sample 1 chromosome 7a, ASM3025357v1:
- the LOC131334023 gene encoding uncharacterized protein LOC131334023 translates to MWIHRSLLTRTLHLRRFTQSSAAAALTREPEVQTIEQEFPKPDPKYAETIRAVPRAASGKNIAAKERKAGRVPSIVFEQEDGQHGGNKRLVSVQTNQIKKLVTHLGRSFFLSRLFDLEVRPDFESEDVIEKVRVLPRKLHLHAGTDRVLNVTFIRAPSHALLKVEVPLVFRGDDISPGLKKGAYLNIIKRTVKYLCPADVIPPYIDVDLSELDVGQKLLMGDLKVHPDLKLVQSKEQPVCKIMGSRVSDQQKKSK, encoded by the exons ATGTGGATCCACCGTTCACTCCTCACCCGAACCCTCCACCTCCGCCGCTTCACCCAATCATCCGCCGCCGCGGCACTAACTCGCGAACCCGAAGTCCAAACCATCGAACAGGAGTTCCCCAAACCGGACCCCAAGTATGCCGAGACCATACGCGCCGTCCCGCGCGCCGCCTCCGGCAAGAACATCGCCGCCAAGGAACGCAAGGCGGGGCGCGTCCCGAGCATCGTGTTCGAGCAGGAGGACGGCCAGCACGGCGGCAACAAGCGCCTCGTCTCCGTCCAGACCAACCAGATCAAGAAACTCGTCACCCACCTCGGGCGCTCGTTCTTTCTCTCCAGGCTCTTTGACCTCGAGGTCCGGCCCGATTTCGAGTCCGAGGATGTCATCGAGAAGGTCCGCGTGTTGCCCCGAAAG CTTCATCTGCATGCGGGTACAGATAGAGTACTCAATGTGACCTTCATAAGGGCCCCATCACATGCATTGTTGAAGGTTGAGGTTCCTCTTGTGTTTAGAGGAGATGACATATCGCCTGGACTAAAAAAAG GTGCTTATTTGAACATTATCAAAAGGACGGTCAAGTACCTTTGCCCTGCGGATGTCATCCCTCCCTATATCGATGTTGATCTGAGCGAGTTGGATGTGGGCCAAAAGTTGCTGATGGGAGACCTTAAAGTTCATCCGGATTTAAAGCTTGTTCAGTCAAAAGAGCAACCTGTCTGTAAGATTATGGGATCGAGAGTTTCTGATCAACAAAAGAAATCGAAGTAA
- the LOC131333289 gene encoding reticulon-like protein B2: MADHGDSVMEKITEKFHEEDSSSSSDSDDGKKTSSFKSDKFRLFGRETPLHKVLGGGKPADVFLWRDKKISAGVLGGATAIWVLFDVLEYHFLTLVCHALILGLAMLFLWSNASTFINKSPPRIPEVHIPEEPVLEFASALRIEINRAFGILRETASGKDLKMFLSVIAGLWFLSIVGSCCSFLTLFYIAFFLLHTVPVLYEKYEDQVDAFSEKATMEIKKQYAVFDEKVLSKIPRGRFKDKKQA; this comes from the exons ATGGCGGATCACGGGGACTCGGTGATGGAGAAGATAACAGAGAAGTTTCACGAGGAAGATTCCTCGTCGTCGTCAGATTCCGATGACGGGAAGAAAACGTCGTCGTTCAAATCGGATAAGTTCAGGTTGTTCGGCCGAGAAACGCCCCTTCACAAGGTCCTCGGCGGTGGCAAAC CTGCTGATGTGTTTCTTTGGAGGGACAAGAAGATATCTGCTGGAGTTCTTGGTGGGGCCACTGCTATCTGGGTTCTGTTTGACGTGCTTGAGTACCATTTCCTTACATTAGTTTGCCATGCATTGATACTCGGTCTGGCTATGTTGTTCTTGTGGTCTAATGCTAGCACCTTCATCAACAA ATCTCCTCCTCGCATTCCAGAAGTTCACATTCCTGAGGAGCCAGTTCTGGAGTTCGCCTCTGCCCTCAGGATTGAAATAAATCGGGCTTTTGGTATTCTAAGGGAAACTGCTTCAGGAAAAGATCTCAAAATGTTTCTCTCC GTGATAGCTGGCTTGTGGTTCTTGTCAATTGTGGGGAGCTGCTGCAGCTTCTTGACTTTGTTTTACATAG CATTTTTTCTGCTCCACACTGTGCCTGTGCTGTACGAGAAATATGAGGATCAGGTGGATGCTTTTTCAGAGAAGGCTACGATGGAGATCAAAAAACAGTATGCAGTCTTTGATGAGAAGGTTTTGAGTAAGATCCCAAGAGGACGATTTAAGGACAAGAAGCAGGCTTAA
- the LOC131334104 gene encoding glycosyl hydrolase 5 family protein-like translates to MKTHVQNLSLTFLIIIILTTTTVHSLTLSTSSRWIVSPATGDRYKLRCVNWVGHLHTMVPEGLHKQPLNAIASHISSTGFNCVRLTWPTYMFTRPNYSSLTVAQSLDQWSLGSAKAGMARNNPSLLSVKVWDAQKAVIDGLGALDIMVVLDNHVSLPKWCCGGDDGNGFFGDEFFEPSEWLQGLTAVATRYLGNPTVVGMSMRNELRGPHQNPSDWYKYMQQGAEAIHRANPNVLVIVSGLSFDTNLGFLKDRPLEANVSNKLVYEAHWYSFGNPTEKWLYQTNGYCGNVTQWFLGQSGFLGSGPSPVPLFLSEFGLDQTGRNEAQNRYLCCLLGLVAERDLDWAWWALQGSYMLREGKVDAGEDYGVLDFNWESVRNSSILKKLQLIQQITQDPKSNNPSYQIMYHPQSGQCVQRNQHLVYLTDCQNWSRWSYDKNGGPIKLMDGTTPSCLSAAGDGLPVVFSDDCSGQQSLWTLVSGSKFHIAAKDRQGSLLCLDWDSSSSGISIVTKKCLCLGNDARDVPTCVENPQRQWFNFVPSNK, encoded by the exons ATGAAAACCCACGTCCAAAACCTCTCCCTAACCTTCCTTATCATCATCATTCTCACTACAACCACCGTCCATTCACTCACTCTCTCGACAAGTTCAAGATGGATCGTCTCTCCGGCCACCGGCGACCGCTACAAGCTAAGGTGCGTCAACTGGGTGGGCCACCTCCACACCATGGTCCCGGAGGGCCTCCACAAGCAGCCACTGAACGCAATCGCCAGCCACATTTCTTCGACAGGCTTCAACTGCGTGCGCCTCACTTGGCCCACGTACATGTTCACCAGGCCCAACTACTCCAGCCTCACCGTCGCGCAGTCGCTCGACCAGTGGAGCCTCGGCAGCGCCAAGGCCGGGATGGCCCGGAACAACCCGAGCCTTCTGAGCGTCAAGGTCTGGGACGCCCAGAAGGCGGTGATTGACGGGCTCGGGGCTCTGGATATCATGGTGGTCCTGGACAACCATGTTAGCTTGCCAAAGTGGTGCTGCGGTGGCGATGATGGAAATGGGTTTTTCGGGGATGAGTTTTTTGAGCCGAGTGAATGGTTGCAGGGGTTGACTGCGGTGGCTACCCGGTACTTGGGCAACCCTACG gTAGTTGGAATGAGCATGCGGAACGAGCTCCGCGGCCCGCATCAAAACCCGAGCGACTGGTACAAGTACATGCAGCAGGGTGCCGAAGCTATCCACCGGGCAAACCCAAACGTGCTAGTGATTGTCTCGGGCCTATCTTTCGACACCAATCTCGGCTTCTTGAAGGACAGGCCTTTGGAAGCGAACGTAAGCAACAAGTTGGTGTACGAGGCCCACTGGTACTCATTCGGCAACCCAACGGAGAAATGGCTGTACCAAACGAACGGGTATTGTGGGAACGTGACCCAGTGGTTCTTGGGCCAATCCGGGTTTTTGGGCTCCGGCCCAAGCCCGGTCCCGCTGTTTCTGAGCGAGTTTGGGCTGGACCAGACCGGCAGGAACGAGGCCCAGAACCGGTATTTGTGTTGCCTGTTGGGCCTCGTGGCGGAGCGGGATTTGGATTGGGCCTGGTGGGCTTTGCAGGGGAGTTACATGCTTAGGGAAGGGAAGGTTGACGCGGGGGAGGATTATGGAGTGTTGGATTTCAACTGGGAGAGTGTCAGAAATTCCTCAATCTTGAAGAAGTTACAGCTGATCCAACAGATCACCCAGG ATCCAAAGTCAAATAATCCAAGCTACCAAATTATGTACCACCCACAATCAGGGCAATGCGTGCAGAGGAACCAGCATCTTGTTTATCTAACCGATTGCCAGAACTGGAGCAGATGGAGTTACGACAAAAACGGTGGTCCAATCAAGTTAATGGACGGTACTACTCCTAGTTGTCTATCTGCCGCCGGTGATGGGCTTCCGGTGGTTTTTTCCGATGATTGCTCGGGCCAGCAGAGCTTGTGGACGCTAGTTTCTGGCTCCAAGTTTCACATTGCTGCCAAAGACAGGCAGGGGAGCCTCTTGTGCTTGGATTGGGACTCTTCCAGTTCTGGCATTTCAATTGTAACCAAGAAGTGTCTTTGCTTGGGAAATGATGCCAGAGATGTTCCCACGTGTGTTGAAAACCCGCAGCGGCAATGGTTTAACTTTGTCCCATCAAATAAATGA
- the LOC131333459 gene encoding ATP-dependent DNA helicase 2 subunit KU70 — MELDPDDIFRDEDDDPENEFYQEREASKEMVVYLVDASPKMFSATALQENQEETHFHVAVSCISQSLKTQIINRSYDEVAICFFNTREKKNLQDLNCVYVFNVAERDDLDRPTARLIKDFDCIEESFTKEIGSQCGILSGSRDNSLYNALWVAQALLRKGSAKTADKRILLFTNEDNPFGSIKGVVKIDMMRTTLQRAKDAQDLGISIELLPLSRPDEEFNISLFYSDLLGLEGDDASQFLPLAGERLEDMKDQLRKRMLKKRKVRRVTFSIANGISLELNTYALVRPTLPGTITWLDSVTNVPLQSERSFLCADTGALIQEPAKRVQSYKNEDIKFSVEELSEIKRVSTGHLRLLGFKPLSCLKDYHNLRPSTFLFPSDEEVVGSTCIFIALHRSMLRLNRYAVAFYGSATHPQLVALVAQDEIVTASGQVEPPGMHMIYLPYSDDIRHIEEARYVYKTFRTGISFIPIHTDENNETPRANDDQIRKATALMRRVDLKDFSVCQFSNPALQRHYAVLQALALDEDEMPEVKDETAPDEEGMARTGVVNALEEFKLSVYGENYDEAKEFETNGKVSEASRKRKAIAENAVKECTNYDWSDLADNGKLKDLTTVELKYYLTAHGLPVAGRKEALIIRILAHLGK, encoded by the exons ATGGAGTTGGACCCGGACGACATCTTCCGAGATGAAGACGACGACCCAGAGAACGAATTCTATCAG GAAAGAGAGGCGAGCAAAGAAATGGTGGTTTACCTGGTGGATGCTTCCCCCAAAATGTTCAGCGCTACTGCTCTCCAA GAAAATCAAGAGGAAACACACTTTCATGTTGCCGTCAGTTGTATTTCCCAGTCACTGAAAACTCAAATTATCAACAGGTCTTATGATGAAGTTGCAATATGCTTCTTCAACACG agagaaaagaagaatttGCAGGATTTAAATTGTGTTTATGTTTTTAATGTTGCTGAACGAGATGATCTAGACCGGCCAACAGCAAGGCTTATAAAAGATTTTGATTGCATAGAAG AATCATTTACTAAAGAAATAGGGAGTCAGTGCGGTATCTTGTCTGGATCGCGAGACAATTCTCTATACAATGCTCTGTGGGTTGCCCAAGCGCTTCTGCGTAAAGG ATCTGCAAAAACAGCTGACAAACGAATTCTCTTATTCACAAATGAAGACAATCCTTTTGGGAGTATCAAGGGTGTTGTGAAGATAGATATGATGAGGACAACATTGCAACGAGCTAAA GATGCACAAGATCTTGGCATCTCAATTGAACTGCTACCCTTAAGTAGGCCTGATGAGGAGTTCAACATCTCACTTTTCTACTCT GACTTGCTTGGATTGGAGGGTGACGATGCTTCCCAGTTTTTGCCGTTGGCAGGAGAGAG GTTGGAAGATATGAAAGATCAATTAAGAAAACGCATGCTCAAGAAGCGTAAAGTGCGAAGAGTTACATTTTCGATTGCCAATGGGATATCTTTAGAACTCAATACATATGCTTTAGTTCGCCCAACACTTCCAG GGACCATTACCTGGCTTGATTCTGTGACCAATGTCCCTTTACAG TCTGAAAGATCATTTCTCTGCGCGGACACTGGTGCATTAATTCAGGAGCCTGCAAAGCGTGTCCAATCTTATAAGAA TGAAGATATCAAGTTTTCAGTTGAGGAACTTTCAGAAATCAAGAGAGTTTCAACTGGACATCTTCGTCTTCTAGGTTTTAAGCCATTGAGTTGTTTAAAAGACTACCACAACCTGAGGCCATCAACCTTTCTCTTTCCTAGTGATGAG GAAGTTGTTGGAAGTACTTGCATTTTCATTGCTCTCCACAGATCCATGTTGCGTCTGAACCG TTACGCAGTTGCATTCTATGGGAGTGCTACTCATCCTCAACTGGTTGCTCTCGTTGCGCAA GATGAGATAGTCACTGCTAGTGGTCAGGTTGAGCCGCCTGGAATGCACATGATATATCTTCCTTATTCTGATGACATCAGACACATTGAAGAGGCACGTTATGTTTATAAAACTTTTCGGACTGGAATAAGTTTCATTCCA ATTCATACAGATGAAAATAATGAGACTCCTCGAGCGAATGATGATCAAATTAGAAAGGCTACTGCTTTAATGCGACGTGTTGACTTAAAAGATTTTTCAGTGTGTCAATTCTCTAATCCTG CCTTGCAGAGGCACTATGCAGTGCTACAGGCATTAGCCTTGGATGAAGACGAGATGCCAGAAGTGAAAGATGAAACCGCTCCTGATGAGGAAGGCATGGCTCG AACGGGAGTGGTTAATGCTTTGGAAGAGTTTAAGCTCTCTGTCTATGGAGAAAACTACGATGAAGCCAAGGAGTTTGAGACCAATGGAAAAGTAAGTGAGGCTTCCAGAAAAAGGAAAGCGATTGCTGAAAATGCTGTCAAGGAGTGTACAAACTATGACTGGTCCGACCTTGCGGACAATGGAAAG CTGAAGGATTTAACAACAGTCGAGTTGAAGTACTACCTGACAGCACACGGCCTTCCTGTTGCTGGGAGAAAAGAGGCTTTGATCATTAGGATTTTAGCTCATTTGGGCAAGTAG